In Paenibacillus sonchi, the genomic stretch ATCATGGAAAAATCGAAGTGTCCAGCAGATTGGGGAGCGGAACCTCCTTCTCGATCACACTTCCCCTCGAAGATACAAAGCCCGAATTGTAATCCTCTGTTCAAACTGAGGACAAATTCGGGCTTTATACTATCCTCGAAAAGCCAATTTTGTATTTTTTGATCAGAAGGAGGACCAGAAATGAAAGTATTGATTGCCATCTTGACCCTCCTGACATTCAGCATGTCGGGAACCTATGTCCAGGCGAAGGAGAACCGGAAGCAGCCGCCCCCCGCAACCGCAGCCGCCGAGCGCCAGCTTTGGCAATCGGAAGGGTATGGCCATATATTCGAAATAGAAGGCCAATCCGTTAAGGTCTACAGCTACACCAAGGACAGCTTGGTACCGTTCGGGAAAGGAAATATCGAGAACAACGGCGACATTTATATTAATGAAATTTACGACAACACCAAATCCCAGGAGCAATTTAATGCCCCGCGATTTCCGATGGGCCGCTTCGTTAACGGCAGCTTGACCGATGGCTTGGGATACGTGCAGCATTTCAAACGGATTGATAATCTTCCCAAGGTGAAGTATAACGGATTCAGCAATGATCCCGTGCAAAATTTTGAAGTATTCTGGCAATCCTTTGAAGAGAATTTCAGTTTCTTTCCGCTCGTCAAAGTGAATTGGAAAGAGGTGTACAAAGAGTATCGGCCCAAAGTTGGCGCCGCTACCTCCGAGAAGGAACTGGAGGATATTTTGACGCAAATGTTCCAAAAGCTGAACGACGGACACAGCGTCATATTCGGTAAAAAGGGTATGATCTTCTCCAAGTCCAAAGTTGAGCGGGAGGAATTTTTCTCAGCCAATTCGAAGTCGATGCAACGAAACGTCGAAGACGGATATATCAAAGGGGCGGTAAAGAGCAAGCTCGACGGGCGTATTGTTTATGGCCAAACGAAAAGCGGCGGCGCTTACATCAAGCTGATTGGTTTTGACGAGTCCGATCCGCAGAAAATTGACCAAGCACTGGCGGAAATGGTGCAGGATCTGGCGAACTGCCGCAACTTTATAATCGATATGCGCTTTAATGAGGGGGGCGAGGACTTCTTCGGGTTGAAAATAGCCGGCTTGTTTGCCGAGAAACGCAAGCTGGCGTATGCCAAACAGGTCCGAACAGGC encodes the following:
- a CDS encoding S41 family peptidase, with the protein product MKVLIAILTLLTFSMSGTYVQAKENRKQPPPATAAAERQLWQSEGYGHIFEIEGQSVKVYSYTKDSLVPFGKGNIENNGDIYINEIYDNTKSQEQFNAPRFPMGRFVNGSLTDGLGYVQHFKRIDNLPKVKYNGFSNDPVQNFEVFWQSFEENFSFFPLVKVNWKEVYKEYRPKVGAATSEKELEDILTQMFQKLNDGHSVIFGKKGMIFSKSKVEREEFFSANSKSMQRNVEDGYIKGAVKSKLDGRIVYGQTKSGGAYIKLIGFDESDPQKIDQALAEMVQDLANCRNFIIDMRFNEGGEDFFGLKIAGLFAEKRKLAYAKQVRTGGYEQFSKPTQVYIEPGAKQFSADNIVVLTSPLTVSAGETGTMALKALDKVKVIGEKTCGYFSDMLLRLLPNKQLFSLSNERYTSPDGTNYEQRGLPPDEKIMIKQADIDAGKDPVMNRALELLKKKP